From the Papaver somniferum cultivar HN1 chromosome 2, ASM357369v1, whole genome shotgun sequence genome, the window AACTGTTACCAATATGAGAAATAATTAGTGAATTACCATTACCCACTTGTACTTGTTCAGTGCCATCATACTCATGAGGAATAGTTAAATTTCTCATGTCTGCTGTCAGATGATTCGTTGCTCCTGTGTCAGTAACCCATTGTCTATCCGCAAGATGATTTCTTTTCTTGCAGATTTGGCACTTTGGTCCTGTGCCTGCATCATTCTGTGACTGCTGCTGGTTATTGCGCTGTGAAttatagttgttgttgttgttcctcctgGTAGACATATTTGTATGTTGTTGAAACTGTGAACTTGAACCGACATATCTCCTTTGGTCCTGTCTATTACCAGATGTTGCTGCGGTAGACACAGCCACATTGGCTAATGGTGACTGCAGCAAGGCTAGCTGTTGCTCTAGCCTCATATCAAAAGTTAAAAGATGGGAGTAAAAAATATCAATATCCATACCCTCAATTGTTGTGAGAGAAGTGACAATCGGATCATAGCTTTGATTTAAGCCATTGCAGATGGCTTGCTTCTTTTCATCACTAGATACTGTATACCCTGATTCTGCTAATTGTGCAAACAGAGTTTTAGCATCAGTCAAATAAGATTTCAGAGTCTTTTTTACCTTTTGAGAGGTTATGAAGCTGCTTCTTGAGGTTCATTTGATGAACAAAGGTTTTTGGTGCATATTCTGATTCCAACTTGTCCCATATTTCTTTGGCTGTGTCTAGTCTTGCTACCGTGCTTAATACTTCAGGTGTCAAGGTTGAATTTAGCCATCCAACTATCAGTGAGTCTTGGGATTCATACGCAATAAAACTAGGATTTATTGTCACACCATCTGGAAGTGTTTTTGCTGGTTTTTGTTTAGTTCCATCAATGAAACCTGTGAGATCATGACCCTTAAGAATGGTTTTAAATTGAGCCTTCCAGAGCAAATGATTTGTTTCTGTGTGTTTCAAGGTTactagatggtgtattttcactTGGCGAAGGGTGTTTGTAGTATCTACCATTGTTGAAGTTGCAGAACtgattttgagtttctttttttttttgtgtgattAGCGGAAGGTGGCTTGGATCAAAagctgataccaagttagaacATGGAATTTGGTAGAATAGCTTCCACACCTGACTTGTGGAGTTTCATTCAATATTTATACAATAAGAAGTTACAGAGATAGAGTTCAAAAGACGGTAAAATAGCTAACAGAAAATCGAACGAGTTGCACGCATTCAATGTGAATTGTTAGCTAGTACAAAGACTTGAGGATGAATGAACTGCATGCTGACTCTAGAAAGACTGAGCTTGTTGCTTAACATTCTAAACTGCATGCTGACTTTAGAAAGACTGAGCTTGTTGCTTAACAGAAAGCTTCATACTTTGAGTCTtgcagaaagaagaagaaatggtttACGGAGCTATGAATGTTTTTTATCTTTATTGTCTACCGGTTCTTTTATGTATAAATATGTCTTTATTATTTATTCTCTACCCGAGAATCTTTCTTCTCTACCGATATTGAAGGAACTCTGTTTTTCTGGTTGATTGATCATGCTCTATTCTTATCGAATTTATTCAAATCGATAGTGTTTCACGGTACAAATCACTGTTTTCAAAAAATCTAAATGTGGGTTTTAAAATTAATTAAAGTACAATGATTTGATTATCCTAATATGACTGATCCCACAAAAAATGGATAATTGAAGAACTGATTTTAATTTCCGTTGATTGATgattatcgatttaatggagaatTTTAAAAGATTTAAACTGTAAATTTCATTGTTTAATTGTAGTTGATTAAGATTGATTATCTCAAATTGTATCTCAACTTCATGAAAACGGAAAAAGAGAGAAACAGATCTTTTTCCTCGGACAAACCTAATTTCCAAAAATATGGGTGTCTGagaaacgattttttggggaccatggtttttttggggaaccatggttttattttgggtaaagtcattagaagtaattctaggtcaccccatatctagttatttatttaatacctactctaccctcttaattaattttaggttatgattagtgaatgatttagttaaaaacaattagggagattaaattaaaagatgggtttattattagttgagtagaattattgagagagtagagttagagaagatgaaggagaaaaactcactaagtttgagtattcaaatgatgaaaactcatctgattcttcatctccatcctctcctagaatatttgttaatcttcaaaatgatccggatttgaactgcattttgaacagttcggttactttatatgaagaacaagtaaccgaactcatctgaagctgtagtttgtttactttatatgaagaaaaagtaaccgaactcatctgaagctgtagttcggttgccccatgagatgaacaagtaaccgaactcatctgaaagtatagttcggttacttgttccaaacacgcaggttaccgaactctctaataatagaatttctaggagttagagtgttatgttcggttggttatCAACTAACcaaactttggtgtacaaagttcggttggttcgcaaactgcatgcacttttgatctaaccgaactttacgtaatataatagtatataagtttacaaagttcggttctttcgcaaacttgaacctaacagctaaccaatcgaactttgagttcggtttctgcaaTAAAATTGTGGAGTTACCGAACATAACAAACAagaaaatgtgaagttccagggtctattggctaagttcggttactttgtaattttaaatttttttgcgaaaaaaccaagctctattggctaagttcggttattttggaactcaacatagtgaccacaacaacacagttcggttagactggatttgttttttttcggttctaagggtggagttcggttactttgtagttttaaaattttttgcgaaacaaccgaacagagatttcggtgacttagttttaaatccaatagaaccgaactgttcttcgtgttcttcattttcaagaagttcggttagtaaactagggttttttggaaaatcggcctaaccgaacatggctctgtaactcctattaaaaccctattttgatgatttctattcgattgaagcaatcaaaatcaaattaaagtgaagggtttgttggaaaatacctccggagtggtcccatggcagaatcaggctacGGCTGGCGTATTTATACtcaataaaattatcatgtaacagaacttaattgtgattgcattgatgttgttacatttcttaaataggcggtggtggtaatcggtggttggtggtggtgataatcggaggtggtggtggttgtaatcggcggtggtggacggtggtggttgtaatcagtggttggtggtggtaatcggcggtggtggtgggaggaggtggtggttatatatatatatatatatatatatatatatatatatatatatataagtggttattaggttggttttaaattaaattaggttaagggtaggttagtcatttcactatagggaaggtggccgaataaaaccatggtcccctcaaaaaaatcatggtccctaaaaaatcattcaagaTTCAGTTTTCACATGTGAAAACTACTGTCAAACCCGTTTTTTTTTTCCACTCTCAAACCCACAGGCGTACAAAGTCATGCGTGCACCCAGTTTGACAGACAAAATTTCTCTCGGGCCCATAATTTCCCAAATTCCATTTTCGTTTTGTATTTATTCCCAAACTAACCTCCAGAGAGGCGAGAGAGAAGGTGATGATTTTATCAACAAAGAGTCGATGAAGGTCGTCATCAACAGTGGTTTATGGTGATTCAATCAACAAAGATGACCTCGCAGATAAAGTACATATCTCTCATCATTTAATTTAGATCTATCTTTTGAGATTACTAAAAAAAATTTAGGGTTCCTTACTGATTTTGTTTTATCTCCCTATGTTTAATCTGGTTCGAAAATCCATGGTCAGATTTCGATTCGGATATCTTAATCTTTTTTACCCATATTATCGATTTGAATTTTTTTAGCTTTTATTTTGTATCTTATTTGATTTTATTCTGATAATTTGGTTGATTAAGTAATGTTGTTTTTTTAGGTGAAAAGAAAAGCCATTCTTTGACGGAATCTGTATCATCAAAATTAAGGTGCGTCCACTGCTAACAATTTGAACACTGCTAAGTAAAGTACACCACTTTTAATCTTGTAAATGTGAGATTTTTTAACGTCATTATATATGCTAACCATTTACACATTGTTAAGGACACTACTTAAATTTTTCTGCATACTCCACAAGAAATCATATCGTGTTTTCCTTATCCTATAGAAAGTGAGGTGGTAATTGGTGATCAAATGTTACCATCTAATCAGATTTATAGAATTAAAtgtgttttctttcttatgtcctGTTATATCTCTTTCAAAATTTTggagtaaattaaaaaaaaaaaacattatgagCTACTGTCAAAATTCATATTAAGTTTTTAAGTTCTAAACTTCTAATTGTACAGATCCTATGCAAATGGTTAAAGCAACCGTTCAATTTTAGTAAGTGTATGCTGAAATGTTATGTCGATTAAGCGCTGAGAAATTATTCATGTGGATAGTATGCATAGATTATTCATTTGGGAGTGCAACACTATTATTACACAAAGGGAATGTGTACAAACATTTTTGTAATTTTATGTGTCCTATACGTTTGGATATGCAGTCACCGGAGTGAAAGTAAATGACCGCATAATtcattattcatttttttttgtgaaaatgttattttttaggtttgtaCCGCGTTTTAATGAGTGCATAATTAAATAAGTGAATGCATGCACCAAAATATGGTTGTACAatttgttatgcatcctttgtggtggttgcaTAACGTGACATGCATCCTTTTTCTTTGTTAGAATGTTATTAACTTTAGGCATATCAATCGTTTTAGTGGTTACATAACCTAACTAGTGGATGCATAAATCAAAATatggttgaataatttgttatgcatcgTTGTggtgtctgcataatgtgttatgcatcctttatggtggctgcataatggtgaTGTATCCAGTTTTTGAAATTTCTCCCTAAAATTACAATcaccatttgattttttttcttaaaaaaaatcaaatttgatattgttgtttgtactcgttttgTAGAGCTCTTTAaaagctttccaacgagataaaatttgtaaaattccaaggcacgattttttagatgtgttatattcaagtttgtataccaattatacccctaaaaaaaTAGGacgcataactcgttatgcagacTCTTTACTAAGCAGATAGAAAATCCAAAATTTCTTCCTTTTACAAGTAAACATATTAAGGATAACTTTGTCTTGTTACtctctttttataattttgaataattatgggtgtcacggtagctGAAAAATATTTTGGGCCTACCAATAAGAATAGTATTTTTTTTAGGCCTTAGCCTAAATTTCCCTTTTCACATGCGTTGTACTCTTGACGCTGCAAGCCCAGGATAGTCCCCTCATCAGGCCCATGCACTTCATGACTGATCAAGTTTACTTCTAAGGCTAAACCCCCCTTGCATTTTCTTCCTTCCCGAGTCCTTTCTTCTCAGGCGAAGATAAACCCCTTTTCTCTGTTTGATTTTCCATCAAAAAGAAACAATCATCACCATCATCTATGAATTACACCATGATCACTgcagaagatgatgaaaaccTAAGTAAAGTTTTCACTCGGCTCAAACCATACTGTTTACAACTTCTCCAatttcttcaaaaccctaaaaacactacaacaacaaaagcagcagcaacaacagtctCTCAACTTCATGGGTTTCTTTCTCAATCCCCTCCTCATACTTTACAACCGTTTCTTGAGTAAGTTCTTCACTTGATTTTAATTTTGaccatttttttctttcaattttgacTTGAGTCAATCTTCTGTGTGTGTAAattatttgtttctttgtttccTCAGTTATGTGTTGTTCCCATTGCTACTGCTTCTGGATGGAGCTGTTGCATCAAGGTCATCACAAGAAGGGAAATCAGGGCATATGCCCCATCCAGTGAATGATAGTATTGCAGAAGGTGTACTTAGGTGTCTTGAGGAGATTTTAAGGAAATGCCATTTAGGGTCTCTTAATCAGGTATTGAAATCTCTAATTACATTGTTGACAAGTCCCTTTGGGCCATTTATTCTGTTAATTTTATCAGTATTATCCAATTTTGTCATTCTGTAGTGTTACACAGCCTACACTTGACCTATATAGGTTTTCTTGAAAGCACGCCCTAAAAGATAAATTATGCATTTTCTTATGCCTATATATCCGACGGCAAACCTCTAGCAGATTAATGTCAGATGGGTCTTGTTTGAATCTAGTTGTATTTTTTGCTGCTCACAGTATTGAATTCGCAATTACTGCATCTTTCACCTCAACATTTTCTGAACATAATTTTTGGCCACCTTAACCAATTAGTGAATAGTGCACAAGATTACGTCTGAATAGTGTATGTTGAGGTATGGGAAAAGGCAGATTTTATTGTGGCTCATCAAAACAATAAGATTTGCATTCTTTGGAAAATCTAACGGTTAGGTCTTATGCATCTTTCCTTCTGTAAAAAAATGAATATGTGAAACATGGTAAATAGACAGGACACCTTTAAGTATGTAAGTTTGCATAAAGTGTGTAAGGTtgccgatatatatatatatattgttgctGTTCTTTTTTGTTTGATAGTATTGAAATGTTGAATTACATTGTTTAGTTTGGTAAGGGTCAAGGCGGGGACTTGAAGTAGTGACTTAAAGTATGAGAGTTAGCCGCCCCTGGGAAACTATGCTGTTACATGTTGATTGCAAGATAGAATGTGATATTTTTTTGGATAAGTCATAAGATTAAATTATATTACTTCAAGAATTACAAGAGATTAAAGAGCCTTATGAGGCCCTTAAACAAGCTTTTTAGATAACATCAATGCTCTCTTCGTAAAACGTCCCAATTTTAGCTGTTAGATCCCTGACAATCGAGCAACAAAACTTCATTTAAATCTGTGTTTCTGTGGCTGCAATGGACCACGAGACTTACCACTCTTCGAAGTATTACCATCAACATCTAGATGTGAATTGTGGAAGAAGGATGTGGTTATATAGCAATTCACAGTTTAAAATTTCATATAATATTGAATTCCAACATCTATTGGAACTTGGAAGTTACTCATTGATGCAGGGGAAAGTTATATGCGTCTTATTGTCTCAGTTTTGCGTATTATTCGTTTATCATTGTTTTATttccctaatttactgttttacTTCTAAGAAACCCATGAGATATAGTGCCACCAATACTGGAAAGTGGCTTAAAATGCAGACGTTGAAACCTCATATTCCGATGTGTACATCTTTTGAGATTCTTCTCTCTTTAGTAAGTTTTGGTATAAATTATAGATATGTACCCCTTTTATTAGTGTTTCTGTTTTTAGGTAGGTGCATGACCTTTGTATTTTGTTTTGTAGATGATTGTAATGCTGAAAAAGTTAACTTCTGGGGCATTGCTTACACCCTCTGAAAGTTCTGAAGAATTTCGTGAAGGGATAGTTAGATGCTTTAGAGCTCTGCTTCTTAGGCTCCACACCTGCTCAAGTGTGTCTTGCATATGTAAAGAGATTCCCGGCCTGCCTGCTTTTGCAGAAAGCAGCATATTCCAAACACCCTTAGATCCTATATCAGAGCCGCATGAATGCTTGCTTGCGTTTCTTCAGTCACAGGACGCTTCTGCTGCTGTTGGTCATTGGCTCTCACTTCTTCTCAAAGTATGTGGTAATTATAAGCTGTTGTTTTGCTGTTGTTTGTGTAATTTTACATGGGTGTTTCATCTTCATAACTTAGTGGCTTTATTTCATTGGTTCTTTGAGGTTTCAAatctgtttttccttttctggCTAATACTGTTCTTGATTCTAATATGAATTAATAGATTGCAGACACTGAGGCTAAGCGAGGGCATCGTGGAAGTGCAAGGCTTCGTGTAGAAGCCATTTTAACTCTCAGAGTGCTTGTTGCTAAGGTAACTTGCAGGATTTTGCATCATTTTGTGCGGATTTCATCTTCTATttcagtttttctttctagtttgataaatttttatTTCAAGCATGACCTTTTCTTGCTGTTATACAAAAAATGACGAACTTTGTGCTTTTTAACCAAATGGTGTACTTGCAGGTTGGGACATCAGATGCTCTAGCTTTCTTTTTACCTGGTGTTGTCAGCCAATTTGCAAAAATTTTGCATGTCTCGAAGGCAATGATAAGTGGTGCGGCTGCAAGTACAGAAGCAATAGATCAAACTATAAGAGGTTTAGCAGAGTTTCTGACGATAGTCCTCAAGGACAAGGCTAATCTTTCTGGTCTTGGTATACCTGTAAATGATATTTCTAGTCCTCAACCAAGCACAACTAAGTCCAGCCAAGTGTTTCTGGAGGCACTTCGTCATCTTCCAAACACAGCATTAAAAGCAAATTCCAGTCGCCAGATCACTTGTACCAGTGCCTCCACAATTGAAGAGAAGAGTAGCTCTGATTCCTGCAGAGACGTACGATCTTTATGTGTTAGACGTACAAAAGATTGGATTGAGCAAACATCGGTGCATGTGGATAAATTATTGTCTGGAACTTTTCCTCATGTAAGACTCTTCATTGATAACGCATTATGCCCATGTTTATTGAAGCTTACATATGTACTATCCTGATTTGCGGTACACAAACATGTCCTTGTCTTTTTTGCAGCTTTGTGTGCATCCTTCAGAAAAAGTTAGACGAGGACTTGTAGCTGCTATTGGAGGACTATTATCAAAGTGTAGTTTCACCATGAAGACTAGCAGGTTGATGCTTTTGGTGAGCTAAAATTGTCTACGAAATGCATCTGGATTTTTGGGGATAAAATATTTCTGACGTTAATGGCTTTACATACTCAATTTCATTAAACGGACCAAATTTAAAAGGTTCTAGAACCATCCTTTACTCGAAGGACTTTGAGACTTGCAGTAATTGTCAAGTCCAGAAAATCATGAGATATGTCTCTCGACTGAAAAACTCAATTTTTGAGACTAATGTTTCTCATTGTAAACTTTATTGCAGGAATGCTTATTTGTTCTGGTTTGTGATGACTCAGATGAAGTGTCTGTTGTCGCACAAGAGTCTATTGATTATTTCCTCATGCTGGGTGAGAAAGAAGTTATAGAAGGAGAAATTGCTGAGATCGTTAACAGGTTGGTGTTCTGTGACTTACTTGGTCATTTTTTCATTGATTGTCTCAGAACTAAGCAAGCATCTGCGACAGGATGATTGAAAAACTTCCGAAAGTGGTGCTTGGAAGCGAGGAAGCTATTGTGTTATCCAATGCCCAACGATTACTTGCAGTTATGTACTATGCAGGCCCTCAACTTCTGGTGGACCATTTTCTTCGATCTCCTGTAAGTGGTCACAAATTCCACATATTTCCCAATTTTGACCGTGTGCTTTGTTTTGACATCATTACTACCAGGCCAGTTGGGTTATGTATAGAAGCGAATTCTGTTCTCTTAAAACATGACAGATGCACAACTTCAACCTCACTGAATCTTTTCTGCTCAATATTTTTCACGTCATATTTCCTTCAAATGATAACTGTCATTGAGCTATTTTAGAAATTTCAGTTTGTTCCCATTATCAATTGTGGATGACTATTTATTATTCTATGCTATCAACGCAGGTAACAGCTGCACGCTTCTTGGATGTTTTAACTATCTGCTTGAGTCAGAATTCAGTTTTTGCGGGTTCTCTTGACAAGCTTATATCAGCAAAGCCACTCTCAGCTGGATACTTGCACTCAATTGCTGAGTTAAAATCAGGTTCCCGCTTGAATTCTTCAAATTGGACTGGTAATTATGAAGCTTCATCTAAGGTGTCTGAAATCCCAAATATTCCTGAAGAAGCTTCACAAAGTTCCCATGGTATTCCCAGCCAAGATTATGAAATTCCACGGATGCCTCCTTGGTTTTTTCGTGTTGGCAGTCAGAAACTTTATCAAACACTTGCAGGAGTTCTCAGGCTTGTTGGTTTGTCTACTATGGCAGGTTAGGTTATCTTAATTTCAGCAACCAAATTTTttcattatatatatatgtgcCTGCTTACTGCGTGTTTGCTGACATTCTGTATGTGTTCCTGCTTATTAGATTCCAGGAGCGAAGTATCCTTATCTAACATCATCGACATTCCTTTGAATTGTCTGCGTAAGTTGGTTTCTGAGGTCCGAATGAAGAGATATTATAAGGAGAGCTGGCAGTCTTGGTACACCAGAGGTGCCTCAGGACAAGTTTTGCGCCAAGCAAGTACTGCAGTTTGTATATTGAATGAAATCATGTATGGTATGTCAGATCAATCAATTGATGAATTTTCGAGAATGTTCCATAAGTCTAAGTTGAGACATGAGGAACAAAGATCTATTGGTCAGTCAAATGAAGTAGGGAATGCTGTAAACAGCAAAATTATATGGAAAGTTTCCGAGGAAAAACGAAGGAGTGGGCATATGATTGATTGTGTTGGGAACATTATACTTGAATATCTGTCTACTGAAGTGTGGGACCTTCCAATAGATCAGAAATTTCCTTTTCAAGAGTTGGACAGTGAAGCTGAGGGCATTACATTGCATTTTATCCATGATACAACAATGCTGCATCAGGAAAGTACCTCTTCCATCTATTTAGCGACTTAAGGGTGTTCCTTCTATGCCAATCGGCAGAAATAACCTACTATGCCTCTTCAATCTCTCCAAAAGGAGGGCTTGAAAGTCTTATGTCGCGGTCGACAGTCGGTTTAATTATTTGTACTGATTGTCGTTTGTTTCTTCGAAACAGGTTATACTTGAGGGAATAGGGATCTTCAATATGTGCTTGGGGAAAGATTTTGCTACCAGTGGATTTCTTcattcttcactttatttattactTGAGAACCTTATGTGTTCAAGTTACCAAATAAAAAGCGCTTCTGATGCTGTCTTACGCATAATATCTGCTTTATCTGGTCACCCAACTGTAAGTTCAGTTATTAAATCGTTTGTTAGGTGCGTTTATATGGTTCCTGGTTGACGTTGGTTAGTATGTTTATGACAGGTCGGAGAATTGGTTGTGGCTAATGCAGACTATATTATTGATTCTCTATGTCGGCAACTACGGCATTTAGATCTAAATCCCCATGTTCCAAATGTGCTTGCTGCTATGCTTTCATATGTTGGAGTAGCTCATGAGATTTTGCCTTTATTGGAGGAACCGGTATGGTTTATAACGCTTAAattctgagatttttagagttctcATGCAAGTCTCTTGTTTCAAGAATTTATCTTCTTTTATATGACCATGTTGTCATGAAAATATGAAAGTGGCAGTTTTACCCATTTTTGAGAAATGTAGTGCTTCAAGGTTATTGCATGTATTGGTATCTTTGGGAACTCTTTATTTTCAGGTTGCTTTAATGCGTAACTGATGGAGTTCTGATTTTTTTTCGTTCATCAGTTGCGTTCTGTCACACTGGAACTTGAGGTTATTGGCAGACATCAGCACCCCAATCTAACTATTCCCTTTTTGAAGGTTgtttcggcattatattttccACTTCTATTTGCACATGTATTGCACATTTATCATTTTTACGcggatggtttgattttttatttttttatcagcTACAATGTGTTTTTAAGTCATAATTTCTTCACTCTGATTGACCAATACATTTTTCTCCAAAACAAATATTATATTCTACAGGCTGTTAGTGAAATTTCCAAGGCATCAAAGCACGAGGCTATTGGAATGCCCAGTAAAT encodes:
- the LOC113350379 gene encoding uncharacterized protein LOC113350379 — translated: MNYTMITAEDDENLSKVFTRLKPYCLQLLQFLQNPKNTTTTKAAATTVSQLHGFLSQSPPHTLQPFLDYVLFPLLLLLDGAVASRSSQEGKSGHMPHPVNDSIAEGVLRCLEEILRKCHLGSLNQMIVMLKKLTSGALLTPSESSEEFREGIVRCFRALLLRLHTCSSVSCICKEIPGLPAFAESSIFQTPLDPISEPHECLLAFLQSQDASAAVGHWLSLLLKIADTEAKRGHRGSARLRVEAILTLRVLVAKVGTSDALAFFLPGVVSQFAKILHVSKAMISGAAASTEAIDQTIRGLAEFLTIVLKDKANLSGLGIPVNDISSPQPSTTKSSQVFLEALRHLPNTALKANSSRQITCTSASTIEEKSSSDSCRDVRSLCVRRTKDWIEQTSVHVDKLLSGTFPHLCVHPSEKVRRGLVAAIGGLLSKCSFTMKTSRLMLLECLFVLVCDDSDEVSVVAQESIDYFLMLGEKEVIEGEIAEIVNRMIEKLPKVVLGSEEAIVLSNAQRLLAVMYYAGPQLLVDHFLRSPVTAARFLDVLTICLSQNSVFAGSLDKLISAKPLSAGYLHSIAELKSGSRLNSSNWTGNYEASSKVSEIPNIPEEASQSSHGIPSQDYEIPRMPPWFFRVGSQKLYQTLAGVLRLVGLSTMADSRSEVSLSNIIDIPLNCLRKLVSEVRMKRYYKESWQSWYTRGASGQVLRQASTAVCILNEIMYGMSDQSIDEFSRMFHKSKLRHEEQRSIGQSNEVGNAVNSKIIWKVSEEKRRSGHMIDCVGNIILEYLSTEVWDLPIDQKFPFQELDSEAEGITLHFIHDTTMLHQVILEGIGIFNMCLGKDFATSGFLHSSLYLLLENLMCSSYQIKSASDAVLRIISALSGHPTVGELVVANADYIIDSLCRQLRHLDLNPHVPNVLAAMLSYVGVAHEILPLLEEPLRSVTLELEVIGRHQHPNLTIPFLKAVSEISKASKHEAIGMPSKLESYSKSVKVKVSNMKKSAGNHPQQNHTSHDIYDANTVKISSMDSVTEYADTNGDEVDMHLEKWEEMLLKLNEYRRYRRTVGSVVESSLKAATPLLASVNEATCLLALNIVEDGITALAKVEEAYRHEKETKESIEQAIQFLCFYDLQDNMDASVDEGSDENRLLPAVNKIWPYLVVCVKNKNLVATRRCLGVVSGVVLICGGDFFSRRFVQDGYHFWKLLSTSPFHKKPAFSESKTSLQLPYRSALTNPEDSIAESSSLKVQAAALNMIADLAKNKRSASALEAVLKKVSGLVVGIACSGILGLRDSSTNAVLGLSCIDPDLIWLLLADVYYSIKKDVPSPPSVDLPEISQLLPSPSSSKEYLFAQYGGVSFGFGIDFASVETMLQKL